The following proteins are co-located in the Penaeus monodon isolate SGIC_2016 chromosome 10, NSTDA_Pmon_1, whole genome shotgun sequence genome:
- the LOC119577643 gene encoding collagen alpha-1(I) chain-like — MTRTEELSPRRSCKRTRGLKGFPSRRGEKSEELSAKGRTFRGRQLKRTAHSKGSVRECPRGGAVRGAASRRGSIKRELPRPKGTPVGRVFPAKGAFRGSSPAQRGSHFGGLPTQRGGSQRSVSLRGHQRLPPEEDCQPEESTRTPSGKGGQIRGAPHFERGFPPKKRAFSRGLPTEGSSPAKWDIRGAGQQKKSCPQKGTARGAPGQKGPLKGAFSRRGHLGAVKPKKGLKDSHRRGGSQGVSGRRGRPEELLGRRRTSQRELPTQKGSSQKGAGPQKRLSPNRGPSRSGPSRREQSEELPSQRGKLRGAATKRGKQPKGKLPAEDPFRGAAGPRGGSQGAAQPKRTFQKEFASQEEQSKGAAKPKRTAGSPSRRGAPGGFVTPKGGIKDTKPKRSSQGAGRQRSFSEGPQLKSAQRSCHRKRASEEFVTKGGIKRSLSAEKDPQGSLKNCLRAVREFFTPREAFGGAASRRSCHPKGQSGGCPPRRGEIRGASAKGAKRRGQRGPKTPTTEDLWEDCQKRTVKGILPAEKGLFEGCHPKGERQGPARQRAVRGSGPPKRGPFRGLSQEGNQRSFPAEEGEFGELPTQKRAIRGLPPEKGAFHELPVEGGPSEELSSKRAFEELYPRRTVWGLPQNVTTRGLGEIKGAATEKGQSRTKRNFPRGRIVWGPLPEKEARAVSRRGAIGGTASQEERRSVFQPKRGHFWGTCRAKGKLSKGVSLKEHFQELSFKGKQFEELSSKGENCRRTGSTFDWLSPEEDLFRRKSAEGENRVWGTVAEEEPLGSCHIRKGPGGLHQRETVEGDVNQRGTCWSVYPRGRGHARRFTEGESSEKAATVENLSEGAAAKKDPWKTGQPKRFLQGAVTPKRGSLGGGCQLKGSRGELSAEGDPKRTQLKRPSKELSAKRGSSGVCQLKRSVGGLGSSEELSAKRGSVGGCRKRGVPWEGVTEEDPSGELSPKGICGRSFQFEEDLGKNPVPKRETVRKPPPPKGTVGGLSQEDPQGAVSRRDLSEGAVAERIRLGVLSA, encoded by the exons ATGACCCGAACTGAAGAACTTTCACCGAGGCGGAGCTGCAAAAGGACT AGGGGATTAAAGGGATTTCCCAGTCGAAGGGGAGAAAAGTCAGAGGAGCTGTCAGCAAAAGGGAGGACATTCAGAGGACGCCAGTTGAAGAGGACTGCCCATTCGAAGGGGAGCGTCAGGGAGTGCCCCCGGGGAGGAGCAGTCAGAGGCGCTGCCAGTCGAAGGGGGAGCATCAAAAGGGAGCTGCCCAGGCCGAAGGGGACCCCAGTCGGAAGGGTTTTCCCAGCCAAGGGGGCTTTCCGGGGAAGCTCCCCAGCCCAAAGGGGGAGCCATTTTGGAGGACTCCCAACCCAAAGGGGGGGCAGTCAGAGGAGCGTCAGTTTAAGAGGACATCAGAGGCTGCCACCCGAAGAGGACTGTCAGCCGGAGGAAAGTACGAGGACTCCCAGCGGGAAAGGGGGCCAAATCAGGGGAGCTCCCCATTTCGAAAGGGGTTTCCCACCCAAAAAGAGAGCATTTTCAAGGGGGCTCCCCACAGAAGGGAGCTCCCCAGCCAAATGGGACATCCGGGGAGCGGGCCAGCAGAAAAAAAGCTGTCCCCAAAAAGGGACAGCCCGAGGAGCTCCCGGCCAAAAGGGACCCTTAAAGGGAGCTTTTAGCCGAAGAGGGCATTTAGGGGCTGTAAAGCCGAAGAAGGGGCTCAAGGACTCCCACCGAAGAGGGGGCAGTCAAGGAGTTTCCGGCCGAAGAGGGCGCCCAGAGGAGCTCTTGGGCCGAAGGAGGACCAGTCAGAGGGAGCTGCCCACCCAAAAAGGGAGCAGTCAAAAAGGAGCGGGCCCACAGAAGAGACTGTCACCGAATAGGGGGCCGTCAAGGAGCGGGCCCAGCCGAAGGGAGCAGTCAGAGGAGCTGCCCAGCCAAAGGGGGAAGCTCAGGGGAGCTGCCACTAAAAGGGGGAAGCAGCCCAAGGGGAAACTCCCAGCTGAAGACCCTTTCAGGGGAGCTGCCGGGCCAAGAGGGGGCAGTCAAGGAGCGGCCCAGCCAAAGAGGACATTTCAAAAGGAGTTTGCCAGCCAAGAGGAGCAGTCAAAAGGAGCTGCCAAGCCGAAGAGGACAGCAGGGAGCCCCAGCCGAAGAGGAGCACCCGGAGGGTTTGTCACCCCAAAAGGGGGCATCAAGGACACCAAACCGAAGAGGAGCAGTCAAGGAGCGGGCCGCCAGAGGAGCTTTTCAGAGGGCCCCCAGCTGAAGAGCGCCCAGAGGAGCTGCCACCGAAAAAGAGCATCCGAGGAGTTTGTCACCAAAGGGGGCATCAAAAGGAGCTTATCAGCCGAAAAGGACCCACAGGGGAGTTTAAAAAACTGTTTGAGGGCAGTTCGAGAATTTTTCACCCCAAGAGAAGCATTCGGAGGAGCTGCCAGCCGAAGGAGCTGCCATCCGAAAGGACAGTCTGGGGGTTGCCCACCCCGAAGAGGAGAAATCCGGGGAGCTTCAGCCAAAGGGGCCaagaggagggggcagagggg CCCAAAAACTCCCACCACAGAGGACCTTTGGGAGGACTGCCAAAAAAGAACTGTCAAAGGGATTTTGCCAGCCGAAAAAGGGCTTTTCGAGGGCTGTCACCCAAAAGGGGAGCGTCAGGGACCTGCCAGGCAAAGAGCAGTCAGGGGGAGCGGGCCACCCAAAAGGGGGCCATTCAGGGGACTGTCCCAAGAGGGCAATCAGAGGAGTTTCCCAGCCGAAGAGGGGGAGTTCGGGGAGCTGCCCACCCAAAAGAGAGCAATCAGAGGGCTGCCACCCGAAAAGGGGGCATTTCATGAGCTACCAGTCGAAGGGGGCCCGTCAGAGGAGCTGTCGTCGAAGAGAGCATTCGAGGAGCTATATCCAAGAAGGACAGTCTGGGGACTGCCACAAAACGTAACCACCCGAGGCCT gggggaaattaaaggggCTGCCACTGAAAAAGGACAGTCTAGGACAAAAAGGAATTTCCCCCGGGGGAGGATAGTTTGGGGGCCCTTGCCAGAAAAAGAAGCCC GAGCTGTCAGCCGAAGAGGAGCCATTGGAGGAACTGCCAGCCAAGAGGAACGTCGTAGTGTTTTCCAGCCGAAGAGGGGGCATTTTTGGGGGACCTGTCGGGCCAAAGGGAAACTGTCAAAGGGCGTCAGTTTAAAGGAACATTTTCAGGAGCTGTCATTCAAGGGGAAACAGTTTGAGGAGCTGTcttcaaaaggggaaaactgtCGAAGGACT GGGAGCACTTTTGATTGGCTGTCACCCGAAGAGGATCTTTTTAGGAGGAAATCAGCCGAAGGGGAAAACCGGGTCTGGGGAACTGTCGCCGAAGAGGAGCCTCTGGGGAGCTGTCACATAAGAAAAGGGCCCGGAGGACTTCACCAAAGAGAAACGGTCGAAGGAGATGTAAACCAAAGGGGAACCTGCTGGAGCGTTTACCCCAGGGGTAGGGGTCATGCGAGGAGGTTCACCGAAGGGGAATCGTCGGAAAAAGCTGCCACTGTGGAGAATTTGTCGGAGG GAGCTGCAGCCAAAAAGGATCCGTGGAAAACGGGCCAGCCTAAGAGGTTCCTTCAAGGAGCTgtcaccccaaaaagggggtcttTGGGAGGGGGCTGTCAGCTGAAAGGATCCCGGGGGGAGCTGTCAGCTGAAGGGGATCCTAAAAGGACGCAGCTGAAGAGACCGTCAAAGGAGCTGTCAGCCAAAAGGGGATCTTCGGGAGTTTGTCAGCTGAAGAGGTCCGTCGGAGGGCT GGGATCCTCAGAGGAGCTGTCAGCCAAAAGAGGATCTGTCGGGGGCTGTCGCAAAAGGGGAGTTCCGTGGGAGGGTGTCACCGAGGAGGATCCGTCAGGGGAGCTGTCACCGAAGGGGATCTGTGGGAGGAGCTTTCAGTTTGAAGAGGACCTTGGGAAAAACCCtgtcccaaaaagggaaaccgtGAGAAAACCCCCGCCACCGAAGGGGACCGTTGGAGGGCTGTCCCAGGAGGACCCGCAAGGAGCTGTCAGCCGAAGGGATCTGTCGGAGGGGGCTGTAGCTGAAAGGATCCGTCTGGGGGTTTTGTCAGCATAA